From a single Paraburkholderia sp. FT54 genomic region:
- a CDS encoding ATP-dependent DNA helicase, producing MTYVVAVRAMCEFTARRGDLDLRFTPAPTSLEGMAGHVTVAGRRASGYETEIALTGTHRGLTVRGRADGYDPVANRLEEVKTHRGDLERMPANHRTLHWAQALVYGHLLCRASGLTELTVALVYFDIGTQKEVLLTQTHTARDLEIFFVEQCERFLDWAVQEEAHRAARNAALGVLQFPHGQFRSGQRELAVSVYRAARDGKPLMAQAPTGIGKTLATIFPLLKACASEQIDRVFFLTAKTPGRALALDAIETLHQVDTRLPLRTLELVARDKACEHPDKACNGESCPLARGFYDRLDAARGAALAGPRLDRAAVREAALAHDVCPYYLAQELARWADVVVGDYNYYYDSSAMLYTLTQINQWRVGVLVDEAHNLLDRARRMYTASLDQVAFRLARKTAPAALRKPLERLQREWNAVKRAQSATYQVYAEVPGKLLSAAQNLIGAVTDQLAEAPLSIDEASLRFFFDAMHFVALAEQFGEHSIFDLTLTTDRYAPRDKTNATLCVRNVIPAPFLAPRYTAARTTVMFSGTLNPHHFYRDTLGLPEHTQWLDVEGPFRAEQLQVRVAGNVSTRWRDRERSLIPIVDLIARQYAAQPGNYLGFLSSFEYLQRVVALMRERHPHLPVWAQEPGMDEAARDAFLARFRTTSQGVGFAVLGGAFSEGVDLVGQQLIGAFIATLGLPQMNEINEQMRRTMEVRFGNGYDYMYLYPGLQKVVQAAGRVIRTEQDQGVVHLIDDRYRRPEVRRLLPRWWDVQ from the coding sequence ATGACCTACGTGGTCGCCGTGCGGGCGATGTGCGAGTTCACCGCGAGGCGCGGCGACCTCGATCTGCGCTTCACGCCGGCGCCGACCTCGCTCGAAGGCATGGCGGGCCACGTGACAGTTGCCGGGCGGCGCGCGAGTGGCTACGAAACCGAAATCGCGCTGACGGGCACGCACCGCGGCCTGACCGTGCGCGGCCGCGCCGACGGCTACGACCCCGTTGCGAACCGGCTGGAAGAGGTCAAGACGCATCGCGGCGATCTCGAACGCATGCCGGCCAATCACCGCACGCTGCATTGGGCACAGGCGCTCGTGTACGGTCATCTGCTGTGCCGCGCGAGCGGGCTCACGGAGCTGACGGTGGCGCTGGTGTACTTCGATATCGGCACTCAGAAAGAAGTGCTGCTCACGCAAACCCACACCGCGCGTGACCTGGAGATTTTCTTCGTCGAGCAATGCGAGCGCTTTCTCGATTGGGCCGTGCAGGAAGAAGCGCATCGCGCCGCGCGCAACGCGGCGCTCGGCGTATTGCAGTTTCCGCATGGGCAGTTTCGCAGCGGACAGCGCGAGCTGGCGGTGTCGGTGTATCGCGCGGCGCGTGACGGCAAGCCTTTGATGGCGCAGGCGCCGACCGGCATCGGCAAGACGCTTGCGACGATTTTCCCGTTGCTCAAGGCATGTGCGTCGGAGCAGATCGACCGGGTGTTCTTTCTGACCGCCAAGACGCCGGGCCGCGCGTTGGCACTGGACGCGATCGAAACGCTGCATCAAGTCGACACGCGTTTGCCGTTGAGAACTCTCGAACTGGTCGCGCGCGACAAAGCCTGCGAGCATCCCGACAAAGCCTGCAACGGCGAATCCTGTCCGCTCGCACGCGGCTTCTACGACCGGCTCGACGCGGCCCGCGGCGCGGCGCTGGCGGGTCCGCGCCTCGACCGCGCGGCGGTGCGTGAAGCGGCGCTCGCCCACGACGTCTGCCCATACTATCTGGCGCAGGAACTGGCGCGCTGGGCCGACGTGGTGGTCGGCGATTACAACTACTACTACGACAGCAGCGCCATGCTGTATACGCTCACGCAGATCAACCAGTGGCGCGTGGGCGTGCTGGTGGACGAGGCGCACAATCTGCTCGACCGTGCCCGCCGCATGTACACCGCGTCGCTCGATCAGGTGGCGTTCCGGCTCGCGCGCAAGACGGCGCCGGCTGCCTTGCGCAAGCCGCTTGAACGGCTGCAGCGCGAGTGGAACGCCGTCAAACGCGCGCAGAGCGCGACCTATCAGGTCTACGCCGAGGTCCCCGGCAAACTGCTCTCGGCCGCGCAGAATCTGATCGGTGCCGTCACGGATCAACTGGCGGAGGCGCCGCTTTCCATCGACGAAGCGTCGCTGCGTTTTTTCTTCGACGCGATGCATTTCGTCGCGCTGGCTGAGCAGTTCGGCGAGCATTCGATTTTCGACCTGACGCTCACCACAGATCGTTACGCGCCGCGCGACAAGACGAATGCGACGCTCTGCGTGCGCAACGTGATTCCGGCGCCGTTTCTCGCGCCGCGCTACACGGCCGCGCGCACCACGGTGATGTTCTCGGGCACGCTCAACCCGCATCACTTCTATCGCGACACGCTGGGGCTGCCCGAACACACTCAATGGCTCGACGTGGAAGGGCCGTTTCGCGCCGAACAGTTGCAGGTGCGCGTGGCCGGCAACGTATCGACGCGTTGGCGCGACCGCGAGCGTTCGCTGATTCCGATCGTCGATCTGATCGCCAGGCAATACGCGGCGCAGCCGGGCAACTATCTGGGTTTTCTGAGCAGCTTCGAGTATTTGCAGCGCGTGGTCGCGCTGATGCGCGAACGGCATCCGCACTTGCCGGTCTGGGCGCAGGAACCCGGCATGGACGAAGCGGCGCGCGATGCTTTTCTCGCACGCTTTCGGACCACGAGCCAGGGGGTGGGCTTCGCGGTGCTGGGTGGCGCGTTTTCGGAAGGTGTCGACCTCGTCGGCCAGCAACTGATCGGCGCGTTCATCGCCACGCTCGGTTTGCCACAGATGAACGAGATCAACGAACAGATGCGTCGCACGATGGAGGTGAGGTTCGGCAACGGCTACGACTACATGTATCTGTATCCGGGGCTGCAGAAAGTGGTGCAGGCGGCCGGACGCGTGATCCGCACGGAGCAGGATCAGGGCGTGGTGCATCTGATCGACGATCGGTACCGGCGGCCGGAAGTGCGGCGTTTGCTGCCGCGCTGGTGGGACGTGCAGTAG
- a CDS encoding alpha/beta hydrolase gives MNATAPYLADEPNTIRTADNTRLFYRDWGRGAPLMFLSGWTLNSDMWAYQMEPLSRLDCRCIAYDRRGHGRSSDPGRGYDFDTLADDLESVLSALDLTGVTLVAHSIASGEAVRYLTRYGSARVARLAFVAPAATPYLLKTDDNPNGIDAALFEQGRLALSRSFPDWIEANAAPYFGPGVSRAPLDWTIRMMLQTSHQAMLELARVQTITDFRAELAKIEVPSLILHGDRDASAPLELTGRPTAALIPGASLHIYEGAGHGFYFTHAERLSRDLLAFRGRLPA, from the coding sequence GTGAACGCGACCGCACCGTATCTCGCCGATGAACCGAACACCATCCGCACCGCCGACAACACGCGTCTTTTCTACCGCGACTGGGGGCGGGGCGCGCCGCTGATGTTCCTCTCGGGCTGGACGCTGAACTCCGACATGTGGGCGTATCAGATGGAACCGCTGTCGCGCCTCGATTGCCGCTGCATCGCGTACGACCGGCGCGGGCATGGCCGTTCGAGCGATCCGGGCCGCGGCTACGACTTCGACACGCTCGCCGACGATCTGGAAAGCGTCTTGAGCGCGCTCGATCTGACCGGTGTCACGCTGGTCGCCCATTCGATTGCGAGCGGCGAAGCGGTGCGTTATCTGACGCGTTACGGTTCGGCGCGTGTGGCGCGGCTCGCGTTCGTCGCGCCCGCGGCCACCCCGTACCTGCTGAAAACCGACGACAACCCGAACGGCATCGACGCCGCTCTATTCGAGCAGGGCCGCCTCGCGCTGAGCCGTTCCTTTCCCGACTGGATCGAGGCGAATGCGGCGCCGTACTTCGGGCCAGGCGTGTCGCGCGCGCCGCTCGACTGGACGATCCGCATGATGCTGCAAACCTCGCATCAGGCGATGCTCGAGCTGGCCCGCGTGCAGACCATCACCGATTTCCGCGCGGAACTGGCGAAGATCGAGGTGCCGTCGCTGATCCTGCATGGCGACCGTGACGCGTCGGCGCCGCTGGAGTTGACCGGGCGGCCCACCGCGGCGCTGATACCCGGCGCGTCACTGCATATCTACGAAGGTGCCGGTCACGGCTTTTACTTCACTCATGCGGAGAGGTTGAGCCGGGATTTGCTGGCGTTCCGGGGCCGCCTGCCGGCTTAG
- a CDS encoding mechanosensitive ion channel domain-containing protein: MRKLFQIWFFVLLAFITAPVFAATTPATPASSASRVGVTLTPEQARQALAVLNDPTRRAQVSDTLQAIAAAGALSAPPASAPAAGSAPAAASGAKAIVPAAFKSNGLASQLARQGAHWAVHLGTSLSSSAAALLDVASVRAWWNWQSTNPQARAVLGHVAWSLLAALLPALVLEWLARRLLRHAYRALAARRELADEDDAAQADLPVDVVPRPADTSNAAPPLPVSPPSPVTAAQAQAAVAPSGTSAATSAKGKVTEAKGKQNAKHHWTLLRRLPRALLTMVLRLLPLVVFVGAAGALMSIFTDDGTPQDHALDSLVDIYVLCRVIVIASGFFLQPAAPRLRLLRMSDAWAAFVQRWMVRIVSVVGAGSAVAEIAHSLGLNDAAHLALMKVVALAGHIMISILLLQCAKPVGDLIRQRVAARKSLEIAGNIFADVWAWVAVFVVMALWFIWALDVQNGYHALLHLGGISLAVLVGARVVSIVIFGALARLANVQDDAAKSLVHQRAYRYYPLLRRVVACIIGIMTALALLQVWGVHVGDVFRTGTIGHRLASAIVTIGVAAVIALLVWEGVNVSVEHRLDRWTTSGDLVRAARLRTLLPMLRSALFCAIALVVVLTGLSELGVNIGPLLAGASIFGVALGFGSQKLVQDFITGIFLLMENAMQVGDWVTLAGVSGTVEYLSIRTVRLRGGDGSLYTVPFSSVATVNNTNRGIGNAAVKVNIVFGQDVDLAIDTLKEIGAALREDDKFKDGILSDFSFWGVDALDGSAITLTGQIQCRDSARWGVQREFNRRILDQFRERGIEIANPQRNLLTWDPESAPAKIEADGMPEDALKGAPKDEPPAAAPSSAAARQTDAPVEDQLPVDPKPAGGPGTPANPGSTSPHE; encoded by the coding sequence ATGCGCAAATTATTCCAAATCTGGTTTTTCGTTCTTCTCGCCTTCATCACCGCGCCGGTTTTCGCCGCAACCACACCGGCCACGCCCGCGTCGTCGGCCTCCCGCGTCGGCGTCACACTGACGCCCGAGCAGGCCCGCCAAGCCCTCGCCGTCCTCAACGATCCTACGCGCCGCGCGCAAGTCTCCGACACGCTGCAGGCCATCGCCGCCGCCGGCGCCCTCAGCGCGCCGCCCGCTTCCGCACCCGCGGCCGGCTCGGCGCCGGCTGCGGCGAGCGGCGCCAAGGCCATCGTGCCGGCGGCGTTCAAATCCAACGGCCTCGCCTCGCAACTGGCCCGGCAGGGCGCGCACTGGGCCGTCCACCTCGGCACGTCGCTTAGCAGTTCGGCCGCCGCGCTGCTCGATGTCGCGTCGGTCCGCGCCTGGTGGAACTGGCAATCGACCAACCCGCAAGCGCGCGCCGTGCTGGGCCACGTCGCGTGGTCGCTGCTGGCCGCGCTGCTGCCCGCGCTCGTGCTCGAATGGCTCGCGCGCCGCCTGTTGCGCCACGCCTACAGGGCGCTGGCCGCGCGCCGCGAACTGGCCGACGAAGACGACGCCGCGCAAGCCGACCTGCCCGTCGATGTCGTGCCTCGACCCGCCGACACGTCGAACGCCGCGCCGCCCCTGCCGGTATCGCCGCCCTCGCCGGTGACGGCGGCGCAGGCGCAAGCCGCAGTGGCGCCATCCGGCACCTCCGCTGCCACATCGGCCAAAGGCAAGGTCACCGAAGCCAAAGGCAAGCAGAACGCCAAACATCACTGGACGCTCCTGCGGCGCTTGCCGCGCGCGCTCCTGACCATGGTGCTGCGGCTGCTGCCGCTCGTGGTGTTCGTCGGCGCGGCGGGCGCGCTGATGTCGATCTTCACCGACGACGGCACGCCGCAAGACCACGCGCTCGATTCGCTGGTCGACATCTACGTGCTGTGCCGCGTGATCGTGATTGCCAGCGGTTTCTTCCTGCAGCCAGCCGCGCCGCGTCTGCGCCTGTTGCGCATGAGCGATGCGTGGGCCGCGTTCGTGCAGCGCTGGATGGTGCGGATCGTCAGCGTGGTGGGCGCGGGCTCCGCCGTCGCGGAGATCGCGCATTCGCTCGGCCTGAACGACGCGGCGCATCTCGCGCTGATGAAAGTGGTCGCGCTCGCCGGCCACATCATGATTTCGATCCTGCTGCTGCAATGCGCGAAACCGGTCGGCGATCTGATCCGCCAGCGCGTCGCCGCGCGCAAATCGCTGGAGATCGCCGGCAATATCTTCGCCGACGTGTGGGCGTGGGTCGCGGTGTTCGTGGTGATGGCGCTGTGGTTCATCTGGGCGCTCGACGTGCAGAACGGCTATCACGCGTTGCTGCATCTCGGCGGCATTTCGCTGGCGGTGCTGGTGGGCGCGCGGGTCGTGTCGATCGTGATATTCGGCGCGCTGGCCCGGCTCGCCAATGTGCAGGACGACGCGGCCAAATCGCTCGTGCATCAGCGCGCGTACCGCTATTACCCGCTCTTGCGCCGTGTGGTGGCGTGCATCATCGGCATCATGACTGCGCTCGCGCTGTTGCAGGTGTGGGGCGTGCATGTGGGCGACGTGTTCCGTACCGGCACGATCGGGCACCGGCTGGCGTCGGCAATCGTGACGATCGGCGTGGCGGCCGTGATCGCGTTGCTGGTGTGGGAAGGCGTCAATGTATCGGTCGAACACCGGCTGGACCGCTGGACCACCAGCGGCGACCTCGTGCGCGCCGCGCGCTTGCGCACCCTGCTGCCCATGCTGCGCAGCGCGCTCTTCTGCGCCATCGCGCTGGTGGTGGTGCTAACCGGTTTGAGTGAACTCGGCGTGAACATCGGGCCGCTGCTGGCGGGCGCAAGTATCTTCGGCGTGGCGCTCGGTTTCGGCTCGCAAAAGCTCGTGCAGGATTTCATCACAGGCATTTTCCTGCTGATGGAAAACGCGATGCAGGTCGGCGACTGGGTTACGCTCGCGGGCGTCTCCGGCACCGTCGAATATCTGTCGATCCGCACGGTGCGGCTGCGCGGCGGCGACGGTTCGCTCTACACCGTGCCGTTCAGCTCGGTGGCGACGGTAAACAACACCAACCGCGGCATCGGCAATGCGGCGGTGAAGGTCAACATCGTATTCGGCCAGGACGTCGATCTCGCGATCGACACGCTGAAGGAGATCGGCGCCGCCTTGCGCGAGGACGACAAGTTCAAGGACGGCATTCTGTCGGACTTCAGCTTCTGGGGCGTCGATGCACTGGACGGCTCGGCCATCACGCTGACCGGCCAGATTCAGTGCCGCGACAGCGCGCGCTGGGGCGTGCAACGCGAATTCAACCGGCGCATTCTCGACCAGTTCCGCGAGCGCGGCATCGAGATCGCGAACCCGCAGCGTAATCTCTTGACGTGGGACCCGGAAAGCGCGCCGGCGAAGATCGAAGCGGATGGCATGCCCGAGGACGCGCTCAAAGGCGCACCGAAGGACGAACCACCCGCCGCTGCGCCTTCGTCCGCCGCGGCCCGGCAGACCGACGCGCCGGTGGAGGACCAGTTGCCCGTCGACCCTAAGCCGGCAGGCGGCCCCGGAACGCCAGCAAATCCCGGCTCAACCTCTCCGCATGAGTGA
- a CDS encoding NIPSNAP family protein has product MAITCFIRYQIDPFQRDAFDEYARNWGRIIPRCGGHLLGYFLPHEGTNDIAWGLIAFDSLAAYETYRARLRTDAEARDNFRLAQTKRFILREERTFTEVVPGTLGVPPVRTSATE; this is encoded by the coding sequence ATGGCGATAACCTGCTTCATCCGCTATCAGATCGATCCTTTCCAGCGCGACGCCTTCGACGAATACGCCCGCAACTGGGGCCGCATCATTCCGCGCTGCGGCGGCCATCTGCTCGGCTATTTTCTGCCGCACGAAGGGACCAACGACATCGCGTGGGGTTTGATCGCGTTCGACAGCCTCGCGGCCTATGAAACGTATCGCGCGAGACTGCGCACCGATGCCGAAGCACGCGACAATTTCAGGCTGGCCCAAACGAAGCGCTTCATTCTGCGCGAGGAGCGCACCTTCACCGAAGTCGTGCCGGGCACTTTGGGCGTGCCACCAGTGCGCACGTCAGCGACGGAGTAG
- a CDS encoding MFS transporter, which yields MADQHAPALERRSSSVLPAQASPCDALAIRAQHPSLVHPCRRKKLALAATILGSSMAFIDGSVVNVALPSIQSELGASVAAMQWVVDAYLLFLGALVLVGGSLGDKLGRRTVFIAGIGLFTLASIGCGLAPGAAALIAARAVQGVGAALLVPSSLAIIGAVFDDKERGQAIGTWAGVGAITSALGPVAGGWLVDAFSWRAIFFLNVPIACATIALAVMAVPDSRQDDDGNPSALAVGPAGHATARLDWPGAVAATAGLAGLTYGLTLASARGFGDRWVLASMLGGLLVLTAFVALEARTRNPMMPLDVFRSRDFVGANLVTLLLYFGLGGALFFLPFTLIRAYGYSATQAGAALLPVPVTIGLLSRFTGGLTSRYGARALLIAGPVVAAAGFAMLALPWVRGEYWRGFLPALAVLGLGMTITVAPLTTTVMTSVSAARTGVASGINNAVARVASLLAIAVLGIVFVWSHDAALDARLDALHVPRAAREAASLAQVGMDADAGPPAAGTGASDGKVGGTRAAAQTLRAEPEAEALGAALRAVALVSALCALAGAVLAALTIRSQRPL from the coding sequence TTGGCCGACCAGCACGCACCGGCGCTCGAGCGCCGTTCCTCGTCCGTCCTGCCCGCTCAGGCCAGCCCGTGCGACGCGCTCGCCATCCGCGCGCAACATCCCAGCCTCGTCCATCCGTGCCGACGTAAAAAACTCGCGCTGGCCGCGACCATCCTCGGCTCGAGCATGGCCTTCATCGACGGTTCCGTGGTCAACGTCGCCTTGCCGTCCATCCAGAGCGAACTGGGCGCGAGCGTGGCAGCGATGCAGTGGGTCGTCGACGCTTATCTGCTATTTCTCGGCGCGCTGGTGCTGGTGGGCGGCTCGCTCGGCGACAAGCTCGGCCGGCGCACGGTGTTCATCGCCGGAATCGGGCTGTTTACGCTGGCCTCGATCGGCTGCGGCCTTGCGCCGGGCGCCGCCGCCCTGATCGCGGCGCGCGCCGTGCAAGGCGTGGGCGCGGCGCTGCTGGTGCCGAGCAGCCTCGCGATCATCGGCGCGGTGTTCGACGACAAGGAGCGCGGTCAGGCGATCGGCACCTGGGCGGGCGTCGGCGCCATCACCTCGGCGCTCGGGCCGGTGGCGGGCGGCTGGCTCGTCGATGCGTTTTCGTGGCGGGCCATCTTCTTCCTGAACGTGCCGATTGCGTGCGCGACCATCGCGCTGGCCGTCATGGCCGTGCCGGATAGCCGGCAGGACGATGACGGGAATCCATCCGCCCTCGCCGTCGGGCCCGCCGGACATGCGACGGCCAGACTCGACTGGCCGGGGGCGGTCGCCGCCACCGCCGGACTCGCCGGCTTGACCTACGGCCTGACCCTCGCCTCGGCGCGCGGCTTCGGTGACCGCTGGGTGCTGGCGTCGATGCTCGGCGGCCTGCTCGTGCTGACCGCTTTCGTCGCGCTCGAAGCCCGAACCCGTAATCCGATGATGCCGCTCGACGTATTCCGTTCACGCGACTTCGTCGGCGCCAACCTCGTCACGCTGCTGCTCTACTTCGGGCTGGGCGGCGCGCTGTTCTTCCTGCCGTTCACGCTGATCCGCGCTTACGGTTACAGCGCAACTCAGGCGGGCGCGGCGTTGTTGCCGGTGCCGGTAACCATCGGCCTGCTGTCGCGCTTCACCGGCGGCCTGACGAGCCGCTATGGCGCGCGGGCCTTGCTGATCGCGGGGCCGGTCGTCGCCGCGGCAGGCTTCGCGATGCTCGCGCTGCCGTGGGTACGCGGCGAGTACTGGCGCGGATTTCTGCCCGCGCTGGCCGTGCTTGGGCTCGGCATGACGATTACCGTCGCGCCGCTGACGACGACGGTGATGACCTCCGTGTCCGCGGCCCGCACGGGCGTCGCCTCGGGCATCAATAACGCGGTCGCGCGGGTGGCGAGCCTGCTGGCGATCGCAGTGCTGGGGATCGTGTTCGTGTGGTCACACGACGCGGCGCTCGATGCGCGGCTCGATGCGCTGCATGTGCCACGGGCGGCGCGCGAGGCGGCCAGCCTGGCGCAAGTCGGCATGGATGCGGACGCTGGGCCGCCGGCCGCCGGGACCGGTGCGTCGGACGGGAAAGTGGGCGGAACGCGGGCGGCTGCGCAGACGCTGCGTGCCGAGCCGGAGGCCGAAGCCCTTGGCGCGGCATTGCGCGCGGTCGCGCTGGTATCGGCGCTGTGCGCGCTGGCCGGCGCGGTGCTGGCCGCCTTGACGATCCGCTCGCAACGGCCACTTTAG
- a CDS encoding sigma-54 dependent transcriptional regulator, with the protein MNTTCTPVDTERTVLYVSNSPDQKLAAFLAASGWQAVHAKSTAVAERMIERGNIKVGLVELPGDCTSQHLSALASCMRRVETNWVAQIAPGQAENELVSRFILDYCFDFVTRPWLNERLVFALGHAHGLSSLRHVEVAPEPSLGRHGMVGQCEAMQQLYRRIDKCGVTDAPVFVAGESGTGKELTAKAIHERSPRAGRPFVAINCAAIPPSLLQAELFGHERGAFTGALQRKIGRIESAHEGTLFLDEIGDMPHECQAVLLRFLQEGTIERLGGNGPINVDARVISATHVDLDKAVEDGRFRSDLYHRLCVLRLVEPPLRERGGDIKLLANYALSMYKQDGARKLRGLSSDAIVAMSNYPWPGNVRELINCVRRAVVMSEGRFITASDLGLPEADNGPAVTLAEIRSKAEKDAIEHALQRHGYKLSEAAAELGISRATLYRLMHANRLHQEPAAGRASNAAGGADSDGEAERRAPSLV; encoded by the coding sequence ATGAATACGACCTGCACGCCTGTCGACACGGAACGCACTGTTCTGTATGTGTCGAATTCACCGGATCAGAAGCTGGCCGCTTTTCTGGCGGCTTCTGGCTGGCAAGCGGTGCATGCCAAAAGCACGGCCGTCGCCGAACGTATGATCGAGCGCGGCAATATCAAGGTCGGCCTCGTCGAACTGCCGGGCGACTGCACTTCCCAACATCTGTCCGCGCTGGCGTCCTGCATGCGGCGCGTCGAAACCAACTGGGTCGCCCAGATCGCGCCGGGGCAGGCGGAGAACGAACTGGTCAGCCGCTTTATCCTCGACTATTGCTTCGACTTCGTGACCCGGCCGTGGCTCAACGAGCGGCTCGTGTTCGCGCTGGGCCACGCGCATGGTCTGTCGAGCCTGCGGCATGTGGAGGTCGCGCCGGAGCCGTCGCTCGGGCGGCACGGCATGGTCGGGCAATGCGAGGCGATGCAGCAGTTGTACCGGCGCATCGACAAATGCGGCGTGACGGACGCGCCGGTGTTCGTCGCCGGCGAATCCGGCACCGGCAAGGAACTGACCGCCAAGGCGATCCACGAACGTTCGCCGCGCGCCGGCCGCCCCTTCGTCGCGATCAATTGCGCGGCGATTCCGCCGAGCCTCCTGCAAGCCGAATTGTTCGGCCACGAACGCGGCGCCTTTACCGGCGCGCTCCAACGCAAGATCGGCCGGATCGAGAGCGCCCACGAAGGCACCCTCTTCCTCGACGAAATCGGCGACATGCCGCATGAATGCCAGGCAGTCCTGTTGCGCTTCCTGCAGGAAGGCACGATCGAACGGCTGGGCGGCAACGGCCCGATCAACGTCGATGCGCGCGTCATTTCGGCGACCCACGTCGATCTGGACAAGGCGGTCGAAGACGGGCGCTTCCGCTCCGACCTGTATCACCGCCTGTGCGTGCTGCGCCTGGTCGAGCCGCCATTGCGCGAGCGCGGCGGCGACATCAAGCTGCTCGCCAACTATGCACTGAGCATGTACAAACAGGACGGCGCGCGCAAGTTGCGTGGGCTGTCGAGCGACGCGATCGTCGCCATGTCGAACTATCCGTGGCCGGGCAACGTACGCGAGCTGATCAATTGCGTGCGCCGCGCCGTGGTGATGAGCGAAGGCCGCTTTATCACGGCCAGCGACCTCGGCCTGCCGGAAGCCGACAACGGCCCGGCCGTGACGCTGGCGGAAATCCGCAGCAAGGCCGAGAAAGATGCGATCGAACACGCTTTGCAACGGCATGGCTACAAGTTGTCCGAGGCGGCGGCGGAACTCGGCATTTCGCGGGCCACGCTGTATCGACTGATGCACGCCAACCGGCTGCACCAGGAGCCGGCGGCCGGACGCGCTTCAAACGCCGCCGGCGGCGCGGATAGCGACGGCGAGGCGGAGCGGCGGGCGCCTTCGCTGGTGTGA
- a CDS encoding AAA family ATPase, which produces MIDIFLISSSVERTPQIVARIEASGVTYRLRTAHGTARQVRAHDRAIRSADMLIVDDADLSVRDLDGVEEALACTPALHCVLMTAAPSTAVLGVAMRVGVRHVLSWPLDADEITTILIQADARKTALGRHAGRVVSLASSKGGSGTTLIAVNLAYSLAALSNRRVLLIDLSQQFGDASLLMADKPPPTTLADLCSRVERLDAALLESCVMQVHANLDVLAGAGDPLKAAELLPAQLESILALARERYDAVLIDVGQSLNPLTIHALDRSDAICMVVRQNLLYLHGGRRMLDIFRELGYPASKVRVVVNHYDKNAQINLSKLEQTLGARVAHQLPRDEKQANEALSRGVPLVTSARDSTLAQGIGLLADMLWPSSAERRKGVLGRLFASRPNVPPQLRPEH; this is translated from the coding sequence ATGATCGACATCTTCCTGATTTCATCCAGCGTGGAGCGCACGCCACAAATCGTCGCTCGCATCGAGGCAAGCGGCGTGACTTACCGGCTGCGCACAGCTCACGGCACCGCCCGGCAAGTGCGGGCGCACGATCGCGCGATCCGAAGCGCGGATATGCTGATCGTCGACGACGCCGATCTGAGCGTGCGCGACCTGGACGGCGTCGAGGAAGCGCTGGCCTGCACGCCGGCGCTGCATTGCGTGCTGATGACGGCGGCGCCGTCCACCGCCGTGCTGGGCGTGGCGATGCGCGTCGGCGTGCGGCATGTGCTGTCGTGGCCGCTCGACGCCGACGAGATCACCACCATTCTCATCCAGGCCGACGCGCGGAAAACCGCCCTTGGCCGCCATGCCGGCCGTGTCGTCTCACTTGCCTCCAGCAAGGGCGGCAGCGGCACGACGCTGATCGCCGTGAATCTCGCGTATTCGCTCGCCGCGCTGAGCAACCGGCGTGTGCTGCTGATCGACCTGAGCCAGCAATTCGGCGACGCCAGCCTGCTCATGGCCGACAAACCGCCGCCGACCACGCTTGCCGATCTTTGCTCCCGGGTAGAACGCCTCGACGCCGCACTACTCGAATCATGCGTGATGCAGGTCCACGCAAATCTCGATGTGCTGGCGGGCGCGGGCGATCCGCTCAAGGCCGCGGAATTGCTGCCCGCGCAGTTGGAGAGCATTCTTGCGCTAGCGCGCGAGCGCTATGACGCCGTGCTGATCGACGTCGGGCAGAGCCTGAATCCGTTGACGATCCACGCGCTCGATCGCAGCGACGCGATCTGCATGGTGGTGCGTCAGAACCTGCTTTACCTGCACGGCGGCCGCCGCATGCTCGATATTTTCAGGGAACTGGGTTATCCGGCCAGCAAGGTGCGGGTGGTGGTGAATCACTACGACAAGAACGCCCAGATCAATCTGTCGAAGCTCGAACAGACGCTCGGCGCGAGGGTGGCGCATCAGCTTCCGCGCGACGAAAAGCAGGCCAACGAGGCGCTCAGCCGCGGCGTGCCGCTGGTCACTTCCGCCAGAGACAGTACGCTCGCGCAAGGCATCGGCCTGCTGGCTGACATGCTGTGGCCGTCCAGCGCCGAGCGCCGCAAAGGCGTGCTTGGCCGGCTGTTTGCGTCGCGGCCGAACGTGCCGCCGCAACTCAGGCCGGAGCATTGA